In one Carassius carassius chromosome 12, fCarCar2.1, whole genome shotgun sequence genomic region, the following are encoded:
- the LOC132155014 gene encoding F-box/LRR-repeat protein 7: MGANNGKQSGSEGKGSSSISSDLSSSTDQTSTKAPKNAATSEDSDLSMRTVSTPSPALILPPRSSPGMLNGSSTSSSTFGTETIAMVHTPPTSLTHPQRSLRQPRDQQGAPIDILPDHAFLQIFTHLPTNQLCRCARVCRRWYNLAWDPRLWRTIRLMGDVLHVDRALRVLTRRLCQDTPNVCLTLETVVVSGCRRLTDRGLYTVAQCCPELRHLEVAGCYNVSNEAVFEVVSRCPNLEHLDVSGCSKVTCISLTRDVSVKLSPLHGQQISIRYLDMTDCFALEDEGLHTIAAHCTQLTHLYLRRCVRLTDEGLRFLVIYCPSVRELSVSDCRFISDFGLREIAKLEGRLRYLSIAHCGRITDVGMRYIAKYCNRLRYLNARGCEGLTDHGIEHLAKNCLKLKSLDIGKCPLVSDAGLEQLALNSFNLKRLSLKSCESITGRGLQVVAANCFDLQLLNVQDCDVPLEALLFVKRHCKRCVIEHTNPAFF; encoded by the exons ACTCGGACCTTAGCATGCGAACAGTGAGTACGCCAAGTCCAGCTCTGATTTTGCCGCCTCGTTCATCTCCAGGCATGCTTAATGGCTCCTCCACGTCTTCCTCCACGTTCGGCACGGAAACCATCGCCATGGTCCACACGCCACCTACTTCCCTTACCCATCCTCAAAGGAGCCTGCGGCAGCCGAGGGATCAGCAGGGGGCGCCCATCGACATCCTTCCTGACCATGCTTTCCTACAGATCTTTACACACCTGCCCACCAACCAGCTGTGTCGGTGCGCCCGTGTTTGCCGTCGCTGGTACAACTTGGCATGGGACCCTCGCTTATGGAGGACTATTCGTCTGATGGGAGATGTGCTACATGTGGACCGCGCGCTTCGGGTTCTCACTCGCAGACTGTGCCAGGACACCCCCAATGTGTGTCTGACCCTGGAGACGGTGGTGGTCAGTGGTTGTCGGAGGTTGACCGATCGAGGACTGTACACGGTGGCACAGTGCTGCCCAGAACTCCGTCACCTAGAGGTGGCCGGCTGTTACAACGTGTCCAATGAGGCCGTGTTTGAGGTGGTGTCCCGCTGCCCCAACTTGGAACACCTAGATGTTTCAG ggTGCTCTAAGGTGACCTGCATCAGTTTGACACGGGACGTGTCCGTCAAACTCTCCCCTCTTCATGGGCAGCAAATCTCTATCCGCTATCTTGACATGACTGACTGTTTTGCTTTGGAAGACGAAGGCCTGCACACCATTGCTGCCCACTGCACTCAGCTCACCCACCTCTACCTGCGGCGCTGCGTGCGCCTGACTGACGAGGGCCTGCGCTTCTTAGTCATCTACTGCCCATCCGTGCGGGAGCTCAGCGTCAGCGACTGCCGCTTCATCAGTGACTTTGGCCTGCGGGAGATCGCTAAACTAGAGGGCCGTCTGCGCTACCTCAGCATAGCGCACTGCGGCCGCATCACAGATGTAGGCATGCGCTACATAGCTAAATACTGCAACAGACTGCGTTACCTGAACGCTCGTGGCTGCGAGGGACTGACAGACCACGGCATTGAGCACCTTGCCAAGAACTGCCTCAAGCTCAAGTCCCTTGACATTGGGAAGTGCCCGTTGGTGTCAGACGCCGGCCTGGAGCAGCTTGCACTAAACTCGTTCAATCTGAAGAGACTGAGTCTGAAGTCGTGCGAGAGCATTACGGGTCGTGGGCTGCAGGTAGTGGCGGCAAACTGCTTCGACCTTCAGCTGCTGAATGTACAGGACTGTGACGTGCCACTGGAGGCGCTGCTCTTTGTCAAACGTCATTGTAAACGCTGCGTCATTGAACACACCAATCCAGCCTTTTTCTGA